In Zunongwangia sp. HGR-M22, the sequence GGCAACTGTTGTTATTCCTGCATCAAATCCGGAGATCATATTTACCAGCATGTAAATTATTAAAGGAAGTTGGAAAACTACATTAATCACATACATGATAATTCCAAAAACAATTAAAAGACCAAAGGTCATCCACCAATTATCTTTAATTAGTTGAAAGCAAGAGGATATCGTATCTCCCAAACTTTTCTGTTCAAAAACTAATATGGGTAAAGCCAAAGTAAAGACCACACCTAGGTATATACTTGGTAAGACTAAGAAAAGAAAGGCTATAAAGATAGATATTGCTACAACTAAATTTAATGCCAGACCACTGCCTAAATCGTTTTTGAGACCTTGTTTTACATCTTCTTCACTTACAATACCGTCATTTGCTATATATGATTTTATATAGTTAAATACGCTTAAATAAAGTGCGGTAATATAAACAAAAAGAGCGAGCATGTTTATGAGCGCCGGGATCAAAAATCCTGTTAAATTTGTATAACCTTCAAAGCCAGTGCCAATGGTCATATACGTATAGTAGGCATTAGTCAAGATTAATGCCACCAAAAATGGAGCACAAACTTTTAAATTTATACTGAAAAAGCTTTTAGCATTTTCCCTTAAGAATTTGAAAGTATCACTTAGTAAGTCTCCAAAATCTCTGGTTTTTCTAAATCTGAATATATTATTTTCCATCAACAAATTTTTTATGTAAACGATGTGGTAATATTACGTAATACCAAAGGATTAAAATAAAAGATAAACTTATAATTAAAATAGCCAGAGCATCTGGCATTTCTGTATGTCTTGTTACAAATCCTTCTAAAAATCCGGCAATAATAAAAAAAGGAACGGTAGAAATTATGATTTTTAATCCGTCTTTAATACCAGTAACAAAAGAGTGCAATCGGCTGTAGGTTTTTGGGAATAAAATACTTTTTCCGACAACCAAACCGGCGCATGCTGCGATAATTATTACTGAAATTTCTATGGTACCATGTATCCAAATGGTTCGTGCCGATTCCCAAAGTAAGCCTTTATCGTAAAAGAAATACTGAAATGAACCTAACATGATTGCGTTTTGCATGATTATTACCAAGGTTCCTAAACCGCCAAGAACGCCAAGGGTAAAGGCCATTAGGCCAACTCTAACATTATTTATGGTGATCCCCAAAAACATATCGGTTTCTGAAGCCTGTTTATAAACAGCCATGGGATCGTTATTCTCAATATTATTTAGTGTCGCGTTTACATAAGCATCACCTAAAACTGCGCGTACAAAATTAGCATCACTTGCCGCGGAAAAAGCACCAATTATGGCAAAAATCGCAAATACTAAAAAACTAAATAAGAGTTGTTTCTGGTACTGATAAAAGAATAAAGGAAACTCTTTCGTATAAAATAAAAGAAACTTATTCTTCGATTCCTTTTTATTTTTATAAATCATTCGATGCGCAGAAGATGCAAGATCGTTAAGATAACGAGCTGTATTACTTCCCGCATAAAAAGTATTGGCGTAGCTTAAGTGATCGGTAATTTCTACATAAAAAGCAGAGAGCTGATCCGGAGAAATATTACTATTATTTTTCAGGAGACTTTCAAACTTAAGCCATTTATCTTTATTTTGCTTCACAAAAGCAGCCTCGCGCATATTCAGGATTAGATTAGATCCTCAAAGAAACATATTTAATGGATAATTTTCAAATTGAAACCGCTCAAAATATCGGAATTCAGCAAAATTCGGCTTCTATCGGAGATCGAATTTTAGCATTTTTAATAGATCTTTTTATAATTGCCGCCTATGGTATTCTTAGCATGCTATTATTGGCAGGTTTAGAAGCCGATCGTTTTGGCGAAGGCGTGTATTATGTGGTGATAGGTTTGCCTATTTTTCTTTATTATTTATTATTTGAAACTTTTTGGGACGGTAAAACTCCTGGGAAGTCTGCATTAAAAATACGAGTGGTGAAATTGGATGGATCTCGGCCGGCTTTTTCAAATTATCTTATCCGATGGTTATTGCGAACTATCGACATTAGTTTAGGAAGTGGTAGCATCGCTGTAGTTACTATTTTACTTAATGGTAAAGGACAGCGTTTAGGCGATATGGCCGCAAAAACCACAGTAATTTCTGAAAAAAGAAAAGTGAGTTTAGCGAATACCTTAGCTGTTGAAATCCCTGAAGATTACAGTCCAAAATATCCACAGGTAACAGTTTTAAACGATCGGGATGTACAAGAAATTAAAGAAATTTACAGAAAAGCAAGAATGAATGGAAATCATAATGTGATCATTGCTTTAGCTGAAAAATTATCGAACTTACTGGGAGTGAAATTTGAAGAAAAACCAATGGTTTTTGTAAAAAGAGTGATCGAAGATTATAATTATTTTACGCAACAGTAGGTTAGAAGTTAGATTTAAGATATTAGAGCCTAGAACCTAGACATTCTTCATTAAAAATAGCACCGTAAAACTTAGATTATTGATAATTGCTAACTGTTAATTGTTAATTGATCTCTGCCAACTGAGACTGCTCACTGCAAACTGAAAAACTATTCAATAATCTCGACCTTCATTTCGATATTATCGATTGGCCATTCTGATTGTCCAGTTTCGACTTTAGAAATTTTATCTACAACATCCATTCCTTTGGAAACATACCCAAAAACAGTATGTTCATCGTCCAAATGATGCGCTCCATTAGGATTTAAAACCACGAAAAATTCAAACGGACTCGATGCTTTGCTGGTATTCTGCTCCGCATACTTTGCTGCAGAAAAAGCTCTACGATTATGGGTGTGGCCTGCATTTAATTCATTCGGGATTAAATAATCTCCAATAGCGTATCTTTTTTTATTAGTAGAAGCATTATCTGAATTACCTCCCTGAATCACAAAATTTGGCGCCACACGATGAAAATAAGTATTATTAAAATAATTGTTTTTAACAAGCATAATAAAATTGGCGCGATGCAGCGGCGTATCACGATATAATGTTACCTCAAATGCTCCAAAAGAGGTTGTTATAAGTACTTTATTCTCTGGATTTTTCTTTCCATATTCGGTTAAAAATGGTATTAATTTTTCTTGCGGAATAGGAAAGGCGGTATCTTTTTCTGTTTTATTTTTCTCCTGTTTATTTTCAATTTCTGAAAAATCGACTTTATTTTTTACCGAATCCTCGCTTTTTATGCTATTTTTAACGGCTGCCGAGGTGTTTTCTGAATTATTATCGCCTGAAGTTTTCTTATCTTCACAACTTGCGAAAACACTAACAACCAAAATTACGATTACTGATACACGTTTAAACATGGAATTTTTCGAGTTTAAAAATAGAATTTCAAATTTAAAAAAAATTGAACTGCCCGGCGAGGCTGCACACAATAAATTAGCCCCTTCTATTAGAGTTCAGGAACTTAAAAAAATTGACTTTTCAGCAAAAAGAACAAATAAAGCGGGAGTAATGGCGGTTTTTTACCCCAAAAATGGTCAAACTTATTTTGTGCTTATTCTAAGAAAAACTTATAAAGGTGTTCATTCAAATCAAATTGGTTTTCCCGGCGGAAGGGTGGAAGAGGAAGACGAAAATATAGAAGAAACGGCTTTACGTGAAACTGAAGAGGAAGTTGGTATCCCTCGAGATAAAATTAAAGTGATAAGAGGATTAACAAATCTGTATATTCCGCCCAGTAATTTCTGGGTACATCCTTTTGTAGGAGTTATGACTGAAACTCCACATCTTATTCCGCAAGAAAGCGAAGTAGAAGCTATATTGGAAGTAAAACTTGAAGACTTTTTAGATGAGAAAAATTTTGTGACCGAGAATTTGAGTACTTCTTATATGGAGAATATTGATGTTCCAGCATTCTTATTGAACGATCAGATCGTTTGGGGCGCAACAGGCATGATGCTTGGTGAACTTCGAGAAATGCTCCAGGAAATTCTATAAAATCGAAATCCTTATATTTGTGGGTTTTTCAGAAAAAATGAAGAGGAATTTTTAGTTTTCGTTAAAATAGAACCATTGCGACCAATAGACCAACTAAATTATGGGATTATTCAAAAAGAATCCATTTGGACATATATTATTTATTAAAAAATGGCTTATTCGAGTTTTCGGATTAATGACGCATCGTCGTTATAGAGGATTCAACGAATTAAATATAGAAGGTTCAGAAATTATCAAAAACCTTCCAGAAAGAGGAGTTTTATTTGTTTCTAACCATCAAACATATTTCGCCGATGTTGTGGCCATGTTTCACGTTTTTAATGCCAGTTTAAGCGGAAGGGTAGATAGCATAAAGAACGTGGGTTACATCTGGCAACCCAAAATGAATATTTACTACGTTGCAGCTAAAGAAACAATGAAAGCCGGATTGTTGGCCAGAGTTTTAGCATATGCGGGGGCTATTAAGGTAGAACGAACCTGGCGATCTAAAGGCCAAGAAGTAAAAAGAAAGGTAAATCCAGACGATTCTAAAAATGTAGGAGTCGCTTTAGATGATGGTTGGGTTATCACTTTTCCACAAGGTACCACAACTCCTTTTAAACCTATAAGAAAAGGGACAGCTCATATTATTAAACAATACAAACCAATTGTTGTGCCTATTGTTATAGACGGTTTTAGACGTTCTTTTGATAAGAAAGGTCTGCGTATAAAAAAGCGAGGCATTTTACAATCATTTCAGGTAAAAGAACCTTTAGAGATCGATTATGATAATGATAGTATTGAGGATATCGTTGGAAAATTAGAATATGCAATCGAACAACATTCTTCATTTTTAAAGGTAATTCCAACAGATGAACTGGAAGAGATAGAACATTTAAATGAAAAACGCCGCTATTCTTATAAAGAAGAATAGCAGCGTTGTTATTCAGAATTATAAAGGTGTTAATCGCAGTCTAAATTTTTTAACTGCGTATAGTTTTTCTTTAATCGCCTTAGTAAAATACCATAAATAAGACGATAAAATAACCAGATCCCGCCAAGAACAATACTCAGAACAATTATGATTATCCCGATAAATTTAAAATAATCGATAGTGTCGAAATCTTTTATTGGATTATTTTCGATGTGAGTTTCATGCAAATAATGATAAAAAATAAGGAAAGAATACATGACGATTACAAAAGCACTTGAGATCAACATATAACCAATGTAATGCTTAACAGTTTTCCTGGTTTTTAAAATATTTTGCATCAATTTTTTGGTAGAGCTGGTCGAGGATATTCTTTGGTAGTTTTTATAGAATTTGTACACAAAAAATAACCAGATAATTAGATTAATACCATTTAATGCGATGGTAAACTCTCTTAAATCTACCTTATCCAGATTTTTCCAGTAATTATCATCCATTACAAAGAAGTTAAGTGCAATACCAAGCACAAACTCACATAGACTAATAACAAACAACCACTTTACGATCGAAGAAGATCGTTTCCAGATCATTTTATAAAGATCGTCATAGGAAACTTTGGGAAGATTCACTTCCTGGTTTTTCCAGTCTTTTTTTAATAATTCTAATCCATCCATAGTTTACGGATTTAAAACACTTTTAAGTTTAGTTTTTATTCGATTCATTTTCACTCGTGCATTCACTTCACTTATTCCTAAAGTTTCCGATATTTCTTTGTAATTTTTATCTTCTAGATAAAGAAAAACCAATGCTTTTTCAATATCATTTAATTCTTTAATAGCACTATACATCAATCCTAATTGCTGTTCGGTTTCATCGTCATAATCTTCCGCTTTTATTTTAAAATGAACGGTATCAAAATCCTGAGTTGCAATACCACGTTTTTTCTTTCGGTATAAGGTAATTGCAGTATTTAAAGCTACTCTGTACATCCATGTACTAAATTTAGCATCACCCCTAAATTTAGGATAGGCTTTCCATAGTTGAATAGTGATTTCCTGAAACAAATCGTTATGCGACTCTCTATCGTGCGTATATAATCTGCAAATTTTATGCGCAATATTTTGATGTCGCTCTAAATTTGTGACGAATTGATGTTCTAATTCTTTCTCCACATTGATTGATTAGCTTCTATAGGTAGCAATAAACTATTTTTTGTTACACAAAAACTTTAAAATACCGTTAATGCGCTTCGTTTTTATGGTTTAAGCCGTAACTTTACGGTAAACCAATCAATAATTATGAATATACCCAGAACCGAATTGCCCAGGGTGGTCATCATTGGTGGCGGTTTTGCCGGAATTTCCCTGGCAAGAAAGTTATTAAACGAAGAAATACAGATGGTCTTGCTAGACCGTAATAATTATCACACCTTTCAACCCCTTTTATATCAAGTATCAACCTCTGGATTAGAGCCAGATTCTATTGCATATCCCTTAAGAAAAGTGACAAGGAATTCGCAAAAATGCTTTTTTCGAAATGCAGAAGTTGAATCTATAGATGCCGAAAATAATATCATTCACTCTAATATTGGAGAACTTGTTTACGATTACTTGGTGATTGCTACCGGATCTAAAACGAATTTCTTCGGAAATGAGAGTGTAGAAAAGAATGCCATGTGGATGAAAACGATCCCGCAGGCATTAAATATTAGAAGTCTCATTTTAGAGAATTTAGAGCAGGCTGTAATTGAAACAGATCCAGAAAAGCGTAAATCCTTATTAAATTTCGTTTTAGTTGGGGCTGGTCCTACCGGAGTTGAATTGAGCGGAGCTATAGCAGGCCTTCGGAATAATATTGTGCCAAAAGATTATCCCGATCTTAATCCCGCAGAAATGAATATTCACTTGTTAGAAGGTTTAGGGCGTGTACTTCCACCTATGAGTGAAAAATCTTCTAAAAAAGCTCAGAAATTTTTAGAAGATTTAGGAGTAAAAATTCATTTGAACACCATGGTAGAGAATTATGATGGTCATTTGGTTACCACAAATACAGATCTAGCTTTAAAGACAGAAACCCTAATATGGTCTGCCGGGGTTACCGGTGCTCCTGTAAAAGGTTTAAATGCTTCTGCTATGATCGAAAAAGCAAATCGTTATGAGGTAAATGCGTTTAATCAGGTTAATGGTTACGAGAACATATTTGCCATTGGCGATATTGCAGTTATGCAAACTGAAGAATACCCAAAAGGACATCCAATGGTTGCACAGCCGGCTATACAGCAAGGAAAACATTTGGCAAAGAATCTTAAGAAATTAATTAAAGGTGAGAAATTAGAACCTTTTGATTATTTTGATAAGGGAAGTATGGCTACAATTGGAAGAAATAAAGCCGTTGTAGATCTTGGAAAATCAACTTTCGGAGGCTTTTTTGCCTGGTTTATTTGGATGTTTGTGCATCTTTGGTTTTTAATAGGCTTTAGAAATAGATTAGTCACCTTTTGTAATTGGGTATACAATTATATTAACTTCGATCGCGCGGCAAGGCTAATTATAAGACCTTATAAATCGAATAAAGAAAATTTGGAAACAAATCAGAAAAAAATATAGCATCATAAGCCAGAATAAAAAGATAATATAAACCCGTATCGAAAGATTCGGGTTTTGTTTTTTCAATTGGTCGCTAAAAAATTACAGTTCAGTTTTCTTTTTTACGGTAATGGATGTATCTGAAGCATTTTTGAAGTATAAAATCAATCAAAAATGAACTTCAAGTACTACCTTTTTCTATTCGTCTTTATTTTTATCACGAAATCGTCATTTGCACAACAGGAAATTTCTGGTGTGGTGACCGATAAAAAAGAGCAACCAATTGCAGGAGCTAATATTTATCTAAAAGGAACTTACGACGGAGCTATTTCAGATGAAAATGGTCGTTTTAATTTCACTTCAGAAGAAACCGGAATCCAAACATTAGTTATCTCCTTTCTTTCTTTTGAAACTAAAGAGATTTCAGCAGAAATTAATAGCCTCAAAAACTTACAAATTCAGCTTAAAGAAAAGTTTGATGCTTTGGGAGCTGTGATGATCAATGCAGGAAATTTTGAAGCAGGAAGCACTTCAGAAGCTTCCGTCTTAAAACCTTTGGACATTGTTACAACTGCTGGGAGTGTTGGGAATATCATCGCGGCGCTAGAGACACTTCCCGGCACGCAAAGCGTTGGGGAAAATGGGCGCTTATTTGTTCGAGGTGGCGATGCTACAGAAACACAAACATTTGTAGACGGTTTGCGTGTGGCGCAACCTTATAATGCATCAGTCCAAAATGTGCCTTCCAGAGGACGATTTTCACCTTATTTATTTAAAGGAATGTCGTTTTCTACGGGTGGCTACAGTGCAGAATATGGTAACGCCCTCTCCAGTATTTTAGTGATGGACACCCAGGATGAAGCCGAAGAAGATAATACTGAGCTTAGTTTTATGAGTTTAGGTTTAGGTATAGGCAAGACTAAAAATTGGGAAAAAAGCTCGATTACTTTAAATGCCAATTATACCAATTTAGGACCTTATCAATCACTAATCGATCAAAATATTACATTCGATAAAGCATTCCAATCCATTGCGGGAGAAGTAGTTTATAGAAATCAGTTAAAAAATGGCCTATTAAAAGTTTACACCGCATATGATTACACTTCTTTCAATGTAAATCAGCCAAAAGACGGCACTCGCCGTCAAGTGAATTTGAAAAATTATAATTTTTATCTCAATTCTACTTACGATCATTCCCTAGGAAATAAGTGGCATTTATTTAGCGGAATAAGTTACGGAAACAGCCAAAACGAAATTGATTTGGATACGGAAGCTATAGATGATATAGAGAATAGTTTTCATTTAAAGGCCAAGCTCAGCAAAAAGTTTTCCGATAAGATTAAACTCAATTTTGGAGTTGAATATTTTAATACCGACTTCGATCAATCATATTTTTCCGAAGACGGGAATTATAATCCTAATTATACTTCAGGATTATTTTCAGTATTTTCTGAAGCGGATGTTTACTTTACACAAAATCTTGCAGCTAAAGTTGGAGTTAGAGCAACACAAGATGCTTTGGCAGAAGAGATTTTTGCTAGTCCGCGAATATCTTTAGCATATAAACTCGATGAAAATCAACAAATTTCAACTGCTTTTGGAAGTTTTAAGCAGCAGACCTCTCAAGAATATTTAAAATTCAATCAAGATTTATTTCAGCAAAAAGCAACGCATTATATTCTTAATTACCAATATTCTAAAGCTTCAAAAACATTAAGAGCTGAAGCTTATTTTAAAAAATATCGTGACTTACTAACTTATACTGGCAAAGAAATTACCTACAATTCCAACTTTAGCAATTCGGGTTCAGGTTATGCCAAAGGCATCGATATTTTTTGGCGAGATGAACATTTTAAAAATTTAGATTATTGGATTTCTTATTCTTTTATAGATTCAGAAAGAAGATATCGAAACTATCCAACGCAGGTTACTCCTAATTTTGTAGCGAATCATAACCTATCGATCGTAAGTAAATATTGGATTCAATCTTTAAGAAGTCAGGTAGGATTTACATATAATTTCAATTCAGGCAGACCGTATAATGATCCTAATACTTCAAATTTTATGGCTGCAAAAACGAAATTTTATCATAGTTTAAATTTTAATTGGGCATATTTAGTAAGCAAACAACAAATTTTATACGTGTCCATTTCGAATGTTTTAGGAACCGAAAATATTTTTGGATACGAGTATTCAGATTATCCAAATGCGTCTGGCAGATACGCAGCTACTGCGGTTAGACCTACGGCAGATCGCTTTTTCTTTGTTGGTTTCTTTTGGACGATTAGTGATAATAAAAATCGAAATCAGCTAGATCAACTTTAAAATACAATTCAGTATAAAGTTTTGACGGTTCAGTAATCTATTCTTTAAAGTACAACTGTATTTATTCAATTTTACACTACAAATAAAATCAATCATAAACATGAAAACACTTATTATCCTATTATTAATTACGGCTGCAGAAGTTATCTCGGCACAGACATACGAGGAGGCGATGCAAAAAGGCATGCAGCATTGGGAGGAAGGAAATGTAGAAACAGCTAGCGCTCTTTTTGAACGTATAGCCAGTGCTGAAAAAGAAAACTGGTTACCAGATTATTATTTAGGACTGGTGAATATTACGGAAGCATTTAATACCAAGGACAAGAAGAAAGTTGAAGCTCAACTTAAAAAGGCGGAAGGTGCATTACAATCTGCGCTATTAAAAACTGAAGAAAACGCAGAGTTATTAGTGTTGGAAGCATTGATTTATACGGTGAAAATTACTCAAAATCCCATGATTAACGGACAAAAATATATGCCGAAAATCAATGAAATTTATGCAAAAGCTGAAAAATTTGAGCCAAACAATCCACGGGTGAAGTTTGAAAAAGCGCAATTTGCCATGGGGAGCGCAAAATTCTTTGGAAACGATCTTGCACCGATTTGCAAAGATATTGAGACTTCTATCGTCCTTTTTGAAGAATTTGAAAACGATACACCATTTTACCCGAACTGGGGAAAAGATCAGGCTATAAAAGCTTTGAAAAGTTGCCAGTAATAAATCAGATAGAGTGTAATTAAAATTTATAGTATTTTTAGAATCATAACATTTCGCTTATGCAAAGTTTACTTAAAATTTTCAAGATCAGTATTGTTGTATGTATTCTGGTTTTTGTTATTAACTTAATATTTAATGATTTTGATATCGATTTTTTTCGAGATATAAAAAACTGGGGAGTGATGGTTTTTTATAGTGTATCGATCACTATCGTTAATGTTTTGTATGCCGATCTTTTTGAAAAATATGTTGGTTGGGAAAATGCAGGAACAAGGCGAATATTCTATTCGGCCTTAGGTGCCATTATAGTTACACTTGTTGCTTATTTTTTGTGTAGGTTAATACATCTTGTGTGGCTTGTGCCCACAAAAACAATAGCCCAGTTTGTTAGCGAAGAAAAATTAAGATATTATTTATTCCCTCTTTTGTTTAGTACCGCAATAACCCTGTTTTTTCATTTGATTTATCTTTTTAGGGCGCGACAGGAAGAAAAAATGAAGGAGCAAAAAATTATAGCGGGTACAGCAACCTCAAGATTCGATGCGCTTAAAAACCAACTAGATCCTCATTTTTTATTTAACAGCTTAAATGTGCTAAGCTCTTTGATTGATGAAGATCCAGAAAAGGCACAGAAATTCACCGGTTCTCTTTCCAAAGTCTATCGCTACGTTTTAGAGCAAAA encodes:
- a CDS encoding TonB-dependent receptor, translated to MNFKYYLFLFVFIFITKSSFAQQEISGVVTDKKEQPIAGANIYLKGTYDGAISDENGRFNFTSEETGIQTLVISFLSFETKEISAEINSLKNLQIQLKEKFDALGAVMINAGNFEAGSTSEASVLKPLDIVTTAGSVGNIIAALETLPGTQSVGENGRLFVRGGDATETQTFVDGLRVAQPYNASVQNVPSRGRFSPYLFKGMSFSTGGYSAEYGNALSSILVMDTQDEAEEDNTELSFMSLGLGIGKTKNWEKSSITLNANYTNLGPYQSLIDQNITFDKAFQSIAGEVVYRNQLKNGLLKVYTAYDYTSFNVNQPKDGTRRQVNLKNYNFYLNSTYDHSLGNKWHLFSGISYGNSQNEIDLDTEAIDDIENSFHLKAKLSKKFSDKIKLNFGVEYFNTDFDQSYFSEDGNYNPNYTSGLFSVFSEADVYFTQNLAAKVGVRATQDALAEEIFASPRISLAYKLDENQQISTAFGSFKQQTSQEYLKFNQDLFQQKATHYILNYQYSKASKTLRAEAYFKKYRDLLTYTGKEITYNSNFSNSGSGYAKGIDIFWRDEHFKNLDYWISYSFIDSERRYRNYPTQVTPNFVANHNLSIVSKYWIQSLRSQVGFTYNFNSGRPYNDPNTSNFMAAKTKFYHSLNFNWAYLVSKQQILYVSISNVLGTENIFGYEYSDYPNASGRYAATAVRPTADRFFFVGFFWTISDNKNRNQLDQL
- a CDS encoding stage II sporulation protein M; its protein translation is MREAAFVKQNKDKWLKFESLLKNNSNISPDQLSAFYVEITDHLSYANTFYAGSNTARYLNDLASSAHRMIYKNKKESKNKFLLFYTKEFPLFFYQYQKQLLFSFLVFAIFAIIGAFSAASDANFVRAVLGDAYVNATLNNIENNDPMAVYKQASETDMFLGITINNVRVGLMAFTLGVLGGLGTLVIIMQNAIMLGSFQYFFYDKGLLWESARTIWIHGTIEISVIIIAACAGLVVGKSILFPKTYSRLHSFVTGIKDGLKIIISTVPFFIIAGFLEGFVTRHTEMPDALAILIISLSFILILWYYVILPHRLHKKFVDGK
- a CDS encoding peptidylprolyl isomerase; the protein is MFKRVSVIVILVVSVFASCEDKKTSGDNNSENTSAAVKNSIKSEDSVKNKVDFSEIENKQEKNKTEKDTAFPIPQEKLIPFLTEYGKKNPENKVLITTSFGAFEVTLYRDTPLHRANFIMLVKNNYFNNTYFHRVAPNFVIQGGNSDNASTNKKRYAIGDYLIPNELNAGHTHNRRAFSAAKYAEQNTSKASSPFEFFVVLNPNGAHHLDDEHTVFGYVSKGMDVVDKISKVETGQSEWPIDNIEMKVEIIE
- a CDS encoding RDD family protein, whose product is MDNFQIETAQNIGIQQNSASIGDRILAFLIDLFIIAAYGILSMLLLAGLEADRFGEGVYYVVIGLPIFLYYLLFETFWDGKTPGKSALKIRVVKLDGSRPAFSNYLIRWLLRTIDISLGSGSIAVVTILLNGKGQRLGDMAAKTTVISEKRKVSLANTLAVEIPEDYSPKYPQVTVLNDRDVQEIKEIYRKARMNGNHNVIIALAEKLSNLLGVKFEEKPMVFVKRVIEDYNYFTQQ
- a CDS encoding NUDIX hydrolase, with the protein product MEFFEFKNRISNLKKIELPGEAAHNKLAPSIRVQELKKIDFSAKRTNKAGVMAVFYPKNGQTYFVLILRKTYKGVHSNQIGFPGGRVEEEDENIEETALRETEEEVGIPRDKIKVIRGLTNLYIPPSNFWVHPFVGVMTETPHLIPQESEVEAILEVKLEDFLDEKNFVTENLSTSYMENIDVPAFLLNDQIVWGATGMMLGELREMLQEIL
- a CDS encoding RNA polymerase sigma factor; protein product: MEKELEHQFVTNLERHQNIAHKICRLYTHDRESHNDLFQEITIQLWKAYPKFRGDAKFSTWMYRVALNTAITLYRKKKRGIATQDFDTVHFKIKAEDYDDETEQQLGLMYSAIKELNDIEKALVFLYLEDKNYKEISETLGISEVNARVKMNRIKTKLKSVLNP
- a CDS encoding lysophospholipid acyltransferase family protein, translated to MGLFKKNPFGHILFIKKWLIRVFGLMTHRRYRGFNELNIEGSEIIKNLPERGVLFVSNHQTYFADVVAMFHVFNASLSGRVDSIKNVGYIWQPKMNIYYVAAKETMKAGLLARVLAYAGAIKVERTWRSKGQEVKRKVNPDDSKNVGVALDDGWVITFPQGTTTPFKPIRKGTAHIIKQYKPIVVPIVIDGFRRSFDKKGLRIKKRGILQSFQVKEPLEIDYDNDSIEDIVGKLEYAIEQHSSFLKVIPTDELEEIEHLNEKRRYSYKEE
- a CDS encoding NAD(P)/FAD-dependent oxidoreductase; the encoded protein is MNIPRTELPRVVIIGGGFAGISLARKLLNEEIQMVLLDRNNYHTFQPLLYQVSTSGLEPDSIAYPLRKVTRNSQKCFFRNAEVESIDAENNIIHSNIGELVYDYLVIATGSKTNFFGNESVEKNAMWMKTIPQALNIRSLILENLEQAVIETDPEKRKSLLNFVLVGAGPTGVELSGAIAGLRNNIVPKDYPDLNPAEMNIHLLEGLGRVLPPMSEKSSKKAQKFLEDLGVKIHLNTMVENYDGHLVTTNTDLALKTETLIWSAGVTGAPVKGLNASAMIEKANRYEVNAFNQVNGYENIFAIGDIAVMQTEEYPKGHPMVAQPAIQQGKHLAKNLKKLIKGEKLEPFDYFDKGSMATIGRNKAVVDLGKSTFGGFFAWFIWMFVHLWFLIGFRNRLVTFCNWVYNYINFDRAARLIIRPYKSNKENLETNQKKI